From the Budorcas taxicolor isolate Tak-1 chromosome 1, Takin1.1, whole genome shotgun sequence genome, one window contains:
- the TIMMDC1 gene encoding complex I assembly factor TIMMDC1, mitochondrial, with product MEARPLAPRSFLCRTLSPFPRVFAAEAVAADPKALVEDQELSSFVSEPQYPESGWDRLRELFVKDEQQRTSKELQDIYKAAASAGIIGWAYGGIPAFIHAKQRYIEQNQAEVYHNQLDAVQSAHRAATRGFIRYGWRWSWRTAMFVTIFNTVNTGLNVYRNKNALSHFVIAGAVTGSLFRINLGLHGLVAGGIIGALLGTPIGSLLMALQMYCGETVQERKQKDRKAFQELKLEERKARLQLTELLPEEIESNIQKDRSKDDAQKIEALLNLPRNPSSADKQDKD from the exons ATGGAAGCGCGGCCGCTGGCCCCACGGAGCTTCCTCTGCCGGACGCTGAGTCCTTTCCCTCGGGTGTTTGCTGCTGAAGCTGTGGCCGCCGATCCCAAGGCTCTTGTAGAGGACCAGGAACTGTCTTCCTTCGTCTCAGAACCCCAATACCCGGAATCCGGATGGGACCGCCTCCGGGAGCTGTTTGTCAAAGA TGAACAGCAGAGAACTTCAAAAGAACTTCAGGATATTTATAAGGCAGCAGCTTCAGCAGGCATCATCGGCTGGGCATATGGGGGAATACCAGCATTTATTCATGCTAAACAGCGCTACATTGAGCAGAACCAAGCAGAAGTTTACCACAACCAGCTTGATGCTGTG CAATCTGCCCATCGTGCTGCTACACGAGGCTTCATCCGGTATGGCTGGCGCTGGAGTTGGAGAACGGCCATGTTTGTGACTATATTCAA tACAGTGAACACTGGTCTAAACGTTTACCGAAATAAAAATGCCTTAAGCCATTTTGTCATTGCAGGAG ctgTCACAGGAAGTCTTTTTAGAATAAACTTAGGCCTGCATGGCCTAGTAGCTGGTGGCATAATTGGAGCCTTGCTGGG cACTCCTATAGGAAGCCTGTTGATGGCACTTCAGATGTACTGCGGTGAAACAGTTcaggagagaaaacagaaggatCGAAAAGCATTCCAGGAGCTGAAACTGGAAGAACG GAAAGCCAGACTACAATTGACTGAGCTCCTCCCTGAAGAAATTGAAAGTAATATACAGAAAGATCGATCCAAGGATGATGCTCAGAAAATTGAAGCACTGCTAAATCTTCCTAGAAACCCTTCATCAGCAGATAAACAAGACAAAGACTAA